The stretch of DNA TAAGCGAGCTACGCTTGTAGATGGTATATTGATCACATTCTGGACGAGGGTGCGATTCCCTCCAGCTCCACCATACTTATTATGCTTAAAACCAGGTTACTACGCCTGGTTTTTTGTTTTCAGATTATGAAACTTATTAACAAATCTTTCGAGCCTATCATATTCCATTTCGGCTAAGAATTTACCATCGGTTCGGAAGTCTGAGCCTACAATAAAGTAGTCTGCTAGATCGAAGAATGTGCTGATGTTCTCTGAAGTCATACCAGAACCAATCAATACTGGTAGATTAGTCATACATTTCACCTTCTTTAGGTCGTCGGTATTAGGCTCAATACCTGTGAATTTACTGGTTACAATGACGCCATCAACCGAAAGGCTTGGCTCAAAAAAGGACAGCGTACAGTAGTTAAGGTTAACCGCAAGAAGCAAAGCCAAAGCTACATTGGTTTCCTGAACCAAAAGACGTTTGCCCGCCATCTCTACGAGATGCCTTGGCAAAACAGTGACGAGGTGCTCGTTGCAACACAGCAATTCCTAAAAGCATACCCACACAAGAAGATCTGTATTGTCTGGGACAATGCCCCATTCCACAAAAGCTTAAAGATACGAGAACAACTGAAGAATGGTGGATTACTTGAGCGAGTCCATCTCATTGCTATGCCACCTTATGCGCCAGATGAGAACCCTATTGAACATGTTTGGAATACTGCTAAGTAGTCCATTGCAAATATCTAGCACGAAACATTCGAATAAACAGAACAAGCGTTCAGCGACTTCGTCGCCTCACGCCAGTTTCAATACTTGTTTTGAGACATTTGGTTTTGGGATTGCTATATGTTGGGAAGACGCCCAAAATAAAAACCAGGTTAGAGGGTTGTGGGGACCGTTCTAACCTGGAATTTTTAGTTCTGTGTTTGTTTTTGAGTAATATATGTGTGCAGCAGCACAATTAGATAATACTGTTCTTCAATACCTTCTGTCAACAAAAAAGCTGTGGATAACCACAACTTTTTTAAAAAATATTTTCGATGATTTTCAAGTATGCTTAAGCATCTTGCGTTTGGCTGACAAAATCGCCGGCCACTGTGCCATTACCGCCGTACTCGCCATGTCGAGCCTGGGCATTATCGCGCGTTAGGCCAAGGTAAATTTCTTGGGCGTTTTTGACGTTCTCGGCCTTGCCGGCCCATGCCTGCATAGCTGGGTCCTGTACGGCCCGAGAGAATG from bacterium encodes:
- a CDS encoding transposase; its protein translation is MNRKAWLKKGQRTVVKVNRKKQSQSYIGFLNQKTFARHLYEMPWQNSDEVLVATQQFLKAYPHKKICIVWDNAPFHKSLKIREQLKNGGLLERVHLIAMPPYAPDENPIEHVWNTAK